Proteins co-encoded in one Alcanivorax sp. genomic window:
- a CDS encoding tetratricopeptide repeat protein — protein MRLLLVTLSLLLAAQSWARLDEEHKVQEPAYGEVAYLYLQGEYFAALTRAQMALERGEVDHHRADLQVLLGAMYSAYGMPEDAEKVFNALLDTSVSDKVARRAWVHLAGLYYRQGKYSQALETLQEQVGTPDPELAEVYYSLRARILMRLGRYEEAAESLDAFAEDHPLNAYLRYNLAISWINGEHPSLGQEWLWQLANLPPGETETDAIKDKAMLALSVYMLRSDQEDRALELLSASRADGPFADESLMLYARAALIENHPGKALPALQKLDQMSIQRPAVQEAQLAIPILYDQQGNLKQARAGFETAITRFDSLDDYLLGIEARIASGEWFQEMVGEPQWSTAMDPVPKFLPQRVESFPTFYSWFATAGFQQGWNNYHELMRQHNLLSLWENKLPALNAMVEAQEYKQESLRPEAKALLKELSDQAFQGKLRKLEKRYDEAVEDEDPLPFATDKERRLWRAQQEASETTGQWGDKARPDMDEKLAFYRGVLLWEMQEDIVPRQWERERRLKEVESLLEENRKLRSRLLYATSRADRLEHFKTELPELARMLADLQQRGDVLMRRQQYVLQAEAVQHVARTRGRLKRFSAAAHEGLADLVYRSLRASRAAPAGPVEPDVPAGNAEVPSEETTTPQ, from the coding sequence ATGCGATTACTGCTTGTCACACTGAGCCTGTTGCTGGCTGCGCAGAGCTGGGCGCGCCTGGATGAAGAACACAAGGTACAGGAGCCTGCCTATGGTGAGGTGGCCTACCTGTATTTGCAGGGGGAATACTTCGCCGCCCTGACACGAGCCCAGATGGCGTTGGAGCGCGGAGAGGTGGATCACCACCGTGCCGATCTGCAGGTTTTGCTGGGGGCCATGTACAGTGCCTATGGCATGCCGGAAGATGCCGAGAAGGTGTTCAACGCGCTACTGGATACGTCGGTCAGCGATAAGGTTGCCCGTCGCGCCTGGGTGCATCTGGCCGGGCTGTACTACCGTCAGGGAAAATACAGCCAGGCTCTGGAAACCCTGCAGGAGCAAGTGGGTACACCGGATCCGGAGTTGGCGGAAGTCTATTACAGTCTGCGTGCCAGAATCCTGATGCGTCTTGGCCGTTACGAGGAAGCGGCCGAGTCCCTGGATGCCTTTGCAGAAGATCATCCGCTCAATGCCTACCTGCGCTACAACCTGGCTATCAGCTGGATCAACGGTGAGCACCCGTCCCTTGGACAGGAGTGGCTGTGGCAGCTGGCCAACCTGCCTCCCGGCGAGACCGAAACCGATGCCATCAAGGACAAGGCCATGTTGGCCCTGTCGGTGTATATGTTGCGCAGTGATCAGGAAGACAGGGCGCTGGAATTGTTGTCTGCGTCCCGGGCGGATGGGCCTTTTGCGGATGAATCCCTGATGCTCTACGCCCGCGCTGCGTTGATTGAAAACCACCCTGGCAAAGCCCTGCCTGCGCTGCAGAAGCTGGATCAGATGTCCATCCAGCGCCCGGCCGTGCAGGAGGCTCAGCTGGCCATTCCCATCCTCTACGACCAGCAGGGCAACCTGAAGCAGGCGCGTGCCGGATTTGAAACCGCCATCACGCGCTTTGATTCCCTGGATGACTACCTGTTGGGGATCGAGGCCCGCATTGCCAGTGGTGAATGGTTTCAGGAGATGGTGGGTGAGCCGCAATGGTCCACGGCCATGGATCCGGTACCGAAATTCCTTCCCCAGCGGGTGGAGAGCTTCCCCACGTTCTACAGCTGGTTTGCCACAGCCGGCTTTCAGCAGGGCTGGAACAACTATCACGAGCTGATGCGCCAGCATAACCTGCTTTCGCTGTGGGAAAACAAGCTGCCGGCCCTGAATGCCATGGTGGAAGCCCAGGAATACAAGCAGGAATCCCTGCGCCCGGAAGCGAAGGCCTTGCTCAAGGAGCTGTCGGATCAAGCGTTTCAGGGCAAGCTGAGAAAACTGGAAAAGCGCTATGACGAGGCGGTAGAAGATGAAGATCCTCTCCCTTTCGCCACGGATAAAGAGCGGCGCTTGTGGCGGGCTCAGCAGGAAGCCAGTGAAACCACCGGCCAGTGGGGCGACAAGGCGCGCCCTGATATGGATGAAAAACTGGCGTTCTACCGTGGCGTACTGCTATGGGAGATGCAGGAAGACATTGTTCCCCGCCAGTGGGAGCGTGAGCGTAGGCTCAAGGAAGTGGAGTCGTTGCTGGAAGAGAACCGCAAGCTGCGCAGCCGGTTGCTATACGCCACCAGCCGGGCTGATCGGCTGGAGCATTTCAAGACGGAATTGCCGGAATTGGCGCGCATGCTGGCTGACCTGCAGCAGCGCGGTGACGTGCTCATGCGTCGCCAGCAATATGTGCTGCAGGCAGAGGCCGTGCAGCACGTGGCCAGGACCCGTGGCCGGCTGAAGCGTTTTTCCGCTGCTGCTCACGAAGGGCTCGCGGATCTGGTTTACCGTTCCCTGCGGGCCAGCCGCGCAGCGCCCGCCGGGCCTGTCGAACCGGACGTGCCTGCCGGAAATGCGGAAGTGCCTTCCGAAGAAACGACCACACCCCAGTAG
- a CDS encoding FAD:protein FMN transferase gives MPRALLSALLLFSSLLPHSALAQWQQHQWDVMGTRASVTLWSEQDAAPLFAALEKEMSRLNILLSPWVEDSELAKVNRLAASEAQTISAEFYALLEKSRDYYQLTGGAFDISFASAGHLYDYREGTSPDEETLQEATRHIDASNIQLLPANQVRFTDPGTTIDLGGIAKGYAIDQGIDLLKRAGIEQAWLSLGGDSYVLGDHRGRPWGVGIRHPRDKDAIAMRLPLSDIAMSTSGDYQRYFISKGERIHHIISPETGKSAGELVSVTILTEKSIDADALSTSVFVLGREKGLALINRLANTSVIIIDQQGEVYYSDDLVPPE, from the coding sequence ATGCCACGTGCCCTTCTGTCTGCCCTGCTGTTATTTTCCAGCTTGCTGCCACATTCCGCACTGGCGCAATGGCAGCAACACCAGTGGGACGTGATGGGCACCCGGGCCAGTGTCACCTTGTGGTCCGAGCAGGATGCGGCCCCCTTGTTTGCCGCCCTGGAAAAAGAAATGAGCCGTCTCAACATACTGCTGTCCCCCTGGGTGGAAGACAGTGAACTGGCAAAGGTAAATCGCCTGGCGGCCAGTGAAGCGCAGACCATCAGTGCCGAGTTTTATGCCCTGCTGGAAAAATCCCGGGACTACTACCAACTCACCGGGGGCGCTTTCGACATCAGCTTCGCCAGCGCGGGACACCTCTATGATTACCGTGAGGGCACGTCACCGGATGAGGAAACCCTGCAGGAAGCGACACGCCATATTGATGCAAGCAACATCCAGTTACTGCCGGCCAACCAGGTTCGCTTCACGGACCCCGGCACCACCATCGATCTGGGCGGCATCGCCAAGGGCTATGCCATTGATCAGGGCATCGACCTGCTGAAGCGGGCGGGTATCGAACAGGCCTGGCTATCCCTGGGTGGTGACAGCTACGTGCTTGGCGATCATCGCGGGCGCCCCTGGGGCGTCGGCATCCGACATCCACGAGACAAGGATGCCATCGCCATGCGTCTGCCACTGAGCGATATCGCCATGTCGACCTCGGGCGACTACCAACGCTACTTCATCAGCAAGGGCGAACGTATCCACCACATCATCTCCCCCGAGACAGGAAAGAGCGCGGGCGAACTGGTCAGCGTGACCATTTTGACGGAAAAGAGTATTGATGCAGACGCCCTGTCTACCAGTGTTTTTGTCCTGGGCAGGGAAAAGGGGCTGGCGCTGATCAACCGACTGGCAAACACGTCCGTGATCATTATCGACCAGCAAGGCGAAGTCTATTACTCCGACGACCTGGTGCCGCCGGAGTGA
- a CDS encoding sigma-70 family RNA polymerase sigma factor, translating into MANGKAGDNLIDWPALIFEPRFMAGLERMAARRFVQPVLAEEACTAMLEALSDNDWGALKSFSGNSAPATFAYAVAARAMEDFARRKFGRPRPPQWLQAMGQAWVRLWRMLCLERQWPETIQTRLAGEFQDGLISDAMREIKQRIPRCGEPGFSESCVTELGLDTLPEDRGASLDASFQEAQRHQALALMGMLLNRQPGEAIPQACPSNEDTALATLVASLSLSADDRLLLALHYEDGLASRRIAELTGSSPATVQRRLQGLRQRLLKALEDMGMTDNGEVAFEFGQ; encoded by the coding sequence ATGGCAAACGGAAAGGCCGGCGACAACCTCATCGACTGGCCCGCTCTCATTTTTGAACCTCGCTTCATGGCCGGCCTGGAACGCATGGCCGCGCGCCGTTTTGTGCAACCGGTGCTGGCGGAAGAAGCCTGCACGGCCATGCTCGAAGCGCTCAGCGACAATGACTGGGGGGCCCTGAAGTCCTTCTCGGGGAACAGCGCGCCGGCCACCTTCGCCTACGCGGTGGCGGCCCGTGCCATGGAAGATTTTGCCCGTCGCAAATTCGGCCGCCCACGCCCTCCCCAGTGGCTGCAGGCCATGGGGCAAGCCTGGGTGCGGCTGTGGCGCATGCTGTGTCTGGAGCGGCAGTGGCCGGAAACCATTCAGACCCGACTGGCCGGAGAGTTCCAGGATGGACTGATCAGCGACGCCATGCGGGAAATCAAACAGCGCATCCCCCGTTGTGGGGAGCCGGGCTTTTCTGAATCCTGTGTCACCGAATTGGGGCTCGACACTTTGCCGGAGGACCGGGGCGCCTCGCTGGATGCCAGTTTTCAGGAGGCCCAGCGGCACCAGGCGCTGGCGCTGATGGGCATGCTGCTGAACCGCCAACCCGGCGAGGCAATACCGCAGGCTTGTCCGTCCAATGAAGACACGGCACTGGCAACACTGGTGGCATCGTTATCGCTATCCGCGGACGATCGATTGCTGCTCGCGCTCCATTATGAAGACGGGTTGGCCAGCCGGCGTATTGCCGAGCTGACTGGCAGCAGTCCGGCCACGGTGCAACGGCGCCTGCAGGGGTTGCGTCAGCGCTTGCTGAAGGCGCTCGAAGACATGGGCATGACGGATAACGGGGAGGTCGCGTTTGAATTCGGACAATGA
- a CDS encoding VWA domain-containing protein, with protein MKTLVPAPLVLAMSMTLAACSHQAEQAAPTHDVADSRQPQTVPGKPVMAEAKRMMADSAYSGLAAVQVAPQPPMGVPAQHERDRFAEIDDNGIIRTQDTPVSTFSIDVDTASYSFSRRQINHGRLPQPDAIRLEEWVNYFDYDYPAPDTPDTPFLTQVSVSDSPWRAGNKLLHIGIKGFEPKAETRPKANLVFLLDVSGSMMAEDKLPLVTRSLRMMVDQMHPDDTVALVVYAGAAGVVLEPTEIRDKHRIETALKALSAGGSTAGGEGIELAYDLAEQHFDKAAINRVILATDGDFNVGVTDQDALEGLITRKREKGIYLSVLGFGQGNYNDSLMQTLAQNGNGVAAYIDTLNEARKVLVTESTSSLVPIAEDVKIQVEFNPATVQEYRLLGYETRALEQEDFNNDKVDAGEIGAGHTVTAIYEITPVGAAPMIEPGRYETGKSKTDTPFAGEYAFLKLRYKRPGERRSQRIETPVPVDTKNTDALQSRETAFAVAVAGAAQLLKGSPYTGDWQLEDAIELAQKNKGDDAYGYRSEFIQLLRQAEVSEKI; from the coding sequence GTGAAAACTCTTGTTCCTGCACCGCTGGTACTGGCGATGAGCATGACTCTGGCAGCCTGCTCCCATCAGGCCGAGCAGGCTGCACCGACCCATGACGTGGCGGACAGTCGACAGCCGCAGACCGTACCCGGCAAGCCGGTGATGGCAGAGGCCAAACGGATGATGGCGGATAGCGCCTACAGTGGATTGGCGGCGGTCCAGGTGGCTCCCCAGCCGCCGATGGGCGTGCCTGCTCAGCACGAGCGGGACCGTTTCGCCGAGATCGACGACAACGGCATCATCCGGACACAAGACACCCCGGTATCAACCTTTTCCATTGACGTGGACACGGCGTCTTACAGCTTCTCCCGCCGTCAGATCAATCATGGTCGACTTCCCCAGCCAGACGCCATTCGTCTGGAAGAGTGGGTGAACTATTTCGACTATGACTACCCGGCACCGGACACCCCCGACACCCCGTTCCTGACCCAGGTCTCGGTGAGTGATTCCCCGTGGAGAGCGGGCAACAAGCTGCTGCACATCGGGATCAAGGGATTTGAACCGAAAGCGGAAACCCGCCCCAAGGCCAATCTGGTCTTCCTGCTGGACGTGTCCGGCAGCATGATGGCTGAAGACAAGCTGCCCCTGGTTACCCGTTCCCTGCGCATGATGGTGGACCAGATGCACCCCGACGATACGGTTGCCCTGGTGGTTTATGCGGGGGCTGCCGGCGTGGTGCTGGAGCCGACCGAAATCAGGGACAAGCACAGGATCGAGACGGCGTTGAAGGCATTGAGCGCCGGTGGTTCTACCGCAGGCGGTGAAGGGATTGAGCTGGCCTATGACCTGGCCGAGCAGCATTTCGACAAGGCCGCCATCAACCGGGTGATCCTCGCCACCGATGGCGATTTCAATGTGGGGGTAACGGATCAGGATGCGTTGGAAGGCTTGATTACACGCAAACGTGAAAAGGGCATCTACCTGTCGGTGCTGGGCTTTGGTCAGGGAAACTACAACGACAGCCTGATGCAGACCCTGGCGCAAAACGGCAATGGTGTGGCTGCCTACATCGATACGCTCAATGAAGCGCGCAAGGTGCTGGTCACCGAGTCTACCTCTTCACTGGTGCCGATTGCCGAGGATGTGAAAATTCAGGTGGAGTTCAATCCCGCCACGGTGCAGGAATATCGTCTTCTGGGCTACGAAACACGGGCTCTGGAACAAGAAGACTTCAACAACGACAAGGTGGATGCTGGCGAAATTGGTGCCGGCCACACGGTAACGGCGATCTATGAAATTACTCCGGTGGGTGCTGCGCCGATGATCGAACCGGGTCGCTATGAAACAGGAAAAAGCAAAACCGACACCCCGTTTGCTGGTGAATATGCCTTTCTGAAACTGCGCTACAAGCGCCCGGGAGAACGTCGCTCACAACGGATTGAAACGCCGGTGCCGGTGGACACGAAAAACACGGATGCGCTGCAATCCCGCGAAACCGCCTTTGCGGTAGCGGTAGCCGGCGCCGCCCAGCTTCTCAAGGGCAGCCCGTACACCGGTGACTGGCAGCTGGAGGATGCCATCGAACTGGCCCAGAAGAACAAGGGCGACGATGCCTACGGCTATCGCAGCGAATTCATCCAGCTACTGCGCCAGGCGGAGGTGAGTGAGAAGATCTAG
- a CDS encoding general secretion pathway protein GspF: MIKRHFFRKRHQPLHPDAPLLNLGHGKPVSRRDMLGRGLISGAAFGTVGLFGLFSNPREAMASLSSDLEAIKTDCGIVAEGAGKIPFICFDLAGGANIAGSNVLVGGQGGQEDFLTTAGYSKLGLPGNLAPSSNPGLVNRDLGLAFHSDSAFLRGIMQKASAAAPNVNGCVIPARSENDTANNPHNPMYGIFSAGADGELMSLIGSRSSLSGGNSLAPDGSIIASARPTKIDRFSDVTGLVDTGKLVGLLNQQDATAVMESIARISHKRIDRIDSGITDSNRRSNLQDLLRCGYVEAADITDRYGDPTPLNVEEDLDILSIFSENELNDREFAKTASIMKLVVNGYAGAGCISMGGFDYHTGERATGEVRDLRAGRCMGACLEYARRKGVPLMLYVFSDGSVASNGRIDDSVSGRGKGEWTGDNSSTAASFILVYNPGSRPTLNNGQQQLGWMRPDASVETAGSPAANNVNLLAETVWLNYMALHGEQGQFASRFPNHSLGNASSLDRLTAFEPIVNGTI; encoded by the coding sequence ATGATCAAACGACATTTTTTCAGGAAACGTCATCAGCCCCTGCACCCGGACGCCCCGCTGCTGAATCTCGGCCACGGCAAGCCCGTTTCACGGCGCGACATGCTCGGCCGCGGCCTGATCAGTGGCGCAGCGTTCGGCACCGTGGGCCTGTTCGGTCTGTTCAGTAACCCGCGCGAGGCCATGGCCTCCCTGTCTTCCGATCTGGAAGCCATCAAGACCGATTGCGGCATCGTGGCCGAAGGCGCCGGCAAGATCCCGTTTATCTGTTTTGATCTGGCCGGTGGCGCCAACATTGCCGGCTCCAACGTGCTGGTGGGCGGCCAGGGAGGCCAGGAGGATTTCCTCACCACCGCCGGTTACTCCAAGCTGGGTCTGCCCGGCAACCTGGCCCCCAGCAGCAATCCGGGGCTGGTCAACCGGGATCTTGGCCTGGCTTTCCACAGCGATTCGGCTTTCCTGCGTGGCATCATGCAGAAAGCCTCTGCGGCGGCGCCCAATGTGAATGGCTGCGTGATTCCTGCCCGCTCGGAAAACGATACTGCCAACAACCCGCACAACCCCATGTACGGTATTTTCAGCGCCGGCGCCGACGGTGAACTGATGTCTCTGATCGGCTCCCGCAGCTCCTTGTCCGGCGGCAACTCCCTGGCCCCGGATGGGTCCATCATTGCGTCCGCCCGACCCACCAAGATCGACCGTTTTTCCGATGTCACCGGCCTGGTGGACACCGGCAAGCTGGTGGGGCTGCTCAACCAGCAGGATGCCACTGCGGTGATGGAATCCATCGCCCGCATCAGCCACAAACGCATCGACCGCATCGACAGCGGCATCACCGACAGCAATCGCCGCAGCAATCTGCAGGACCTGCTGCGCTGTGGGTATGTGGAAGCCGCAGATATCACCGACCGTTACGGCGACCCCACGCCACTGAACGTGGAAGAAGACCTGGATATCCTGTCGATCTTCTCCGAGAACGAACTCAATGACCGCGAGTTCGCCAAGACTGCGTCCATCATGAAACTGGTCGTCAACGGTTACGCTGGCGCCGGCTGCATTTCCATGGGCGGCTTTGATTATCACACCGGCGAACGGGCCACCGGGGAAGTGCGAGATTTGCGTGCCGGGCGCTGCATGGGGGCCTGCCTCGAATACGCGCGGCGCAAGGGCGTTCCGCTGATGCTGTATGTGTTCAGTGATGGCTCGGTAGCCAGTAACGGGCGAATCGATGACTCGGTGAGCGGCCGCGGCAAGGGCGAATGGACCGGCGACAACTCTTCTACCGCCGCCTCCTTCATTCTGGTTTACAACCCGGGCTCCCGCCCGACGCTGAACAATGGCCAGCAGCAACTGGGCTGGATGCGCCCGGACGCCTCGGTGGAAACCGCCGGCAGCCCGGCGGCCAACAACGTCAACCTGTTGGCGGAAACGGTGTGGCTCAACTACATGGCCCTGCACGGCGAACAAGGCCAGTTCGCCAGCCGTTTCCCCAATCACAGCCTGGGCAACGCGTCTTCACTGGATCGACTCACGGCCTTCGAGCCGATTGTGAACGGGACGATATAA
- a CDS encoding LamG domain-containing protein → MRSGLLISTLLLFLLAGCGGSDSGASTRSNPPPPEGSGQTSYQGPAPRNSDISAFKIYIWNNLVDEQRCGGCHKNQQPDFVQTGDINAAYAAANPLINLNQPAASRMVQKVAGGHNCWETDAQVCADLISTWISAWAGESLGLGGGTTELSEPPIKEPGNSKNFPADPTLFQTHVYPLLDNFCSDCHQSDASTPQSPYLASDDVNEAYAAAQSKIDLNQPDLSRLVERLGEDGHNCWSDCSSDALDMEDAIRAMANSITATAPDENLVLSKALNVADGTLAAGGGRYESNVIARYEFKTGEGTVAYDTSGVEPAINLQFSGDVSWEGGWGIRLNNGKAQGSTLTSKKLSDMIQATGELTLEAWITPVSTGQDNAHIISYSAGPDARNLTLAQSDSDFVVYQRTGESTDLNGEPALLTEDMPLQASQQHIAATYDPVNGRRLYINGELQPAVDPAAPGLLNTWDDTFALILGNEASNDHPWEGVIRFAAIHNRALTGEQVQTNFAAGVGERFFLPFYIGHLIEQPGAYVVFEVSRFDNYSYLFAAPYFINLQQDTVESSTPMQGLRVGINGRVPEVGQSFAPLDTGLGAEGYSSQGETLSRLGTLLPVEQGQESDEFFLTFERLGSHTNVFTEPTPLPLAANQYGEQPTVGLRDFAEINATMSELTGVPKTHGDIPDTYLRLRTQLPSEENIEAFLTAHQIGIAQLAIEYCNALVEAERNNNPSIPPLFPYMNYNSDVTSISQQQWRDRVISPLFERMIGNGQTRQPARDEIGDELEHLLFDTNLTQCSNDCTERTATATKAACATVLGSATMLVQ, encoded by the coding sequence ATGCGTAGCGGACTCCTCATCAGTACCCTCTTGCTGTTCCTGCTGGCCGGCTGTGGCGGCAGCGACAGCGGCGCCAGCACCCGCAGCAACCCTCCGCCTCCGGAAGGCAGTGGCCAGACCAGCTACCAGGGCCCGGCACCGCGCAACAGCGACATCTCGGCCTTCAAGATCTACATCTGGAACAATCTGGTTGATGAACAGCGTTGCGGCGGCTGCCACAAAAACCAGCAACCCGACTTTGTACAAACCGGTGACATTAACGCCGCTTACGCAGCTGCCAACCCGCTGATCAACCTGAACCAGCCGGCCGCTTCACGTATGGTGCAGAAAGTGGCGGGAGGCCATAACTGCTGGGAAACCGATGCGCAGGTGTGCGCAGACCTGATCAGTACCTGGATCTCTGCCTGGGCAGGGGAAAGCCTGGGGCTGGGCGGCGGCACCACGGAACTCAGCGAGCCACCCATCAAGGAACCCGGTAACAGCAAGAACTTCCCGGCGGACCCCACCCTGTTCCAGACCCATGTTTATCCTCTGCTGGACAATTTCTGCTCCGACTGTCACCAGAGCGATGCCAGCACGCCACAGAGTCCCTATCTGGCCTCCGACGACGTGAACGAAGCCTACGCCGCCGCCCAGAGCAAGATTGACCTGAACCAGCCAGACCTGAGCCGACTGGTCGAGCGACTGGGCGAAGATGGCCACAACTGCTGGAGCGACTGCAGCAGCGATGCCCTGGACATGGAAGACGCCATCCGCGCCATGGCCAACAGCATCACCGCCACCGCACCGGATGAAAACCTGGTGCTGAGCAAGGCCCTCAATGTGGCCGATGGCACCCTTGCTGCAGGGGGCGGCCGCTACGAAAGCAATGTGATTGCCCGCTACGAGTTCAAGACCGGAGAAGGCACTGTCGCCTACGACACCTCCGGCGTGGAGCCCGCCATCAACCTGCAATTCAGCGGTGATGTTAGCTGGGAAGGGGGCTGGGGCATCCGGCTCAATAACGGCAAGGCCCAGGGCAGCACCCTGACCAGCAAGAAGCTCAGTGACATGATCCAGGCCACCGGCGAACTCACCCTGGAAGCCTGGATCACACCGGTGAGCACCGGCCAGGATAACGCGCATATCATCAGTTACTCTGCCGGCCCGGACGCCCGCAACCTGACCCTGGCCCAGAGTGACAGCGATTTTGTGGTCTACCAGCGAACCGGCGAAAGCACGGACTTGAACGGGGAACCCGCCCTGCTCACCGAGGACATGCCGCTGCAGGCCAGCCAGCAGCACATTGCCGCCACCTATGATCCGGTGAATGGCCGCCGCCTTTACATCAATGGTGAGCTGCAGCCCGCCGTAGACCCGGCCGCCCCCGGTCTGCTCAACACCTGGGACGACACCTTCGCACTGATCCTCGGCAATGAGGCGTCCAACGATCACCCCTGGGAAGGGGTCATCCGGTTTGCCGCCATTCACAACCGGGCCCTCACCGGCGAACAGGTGCAGACCAACTTTGCTGCCGGGGTGGGGGAACGCTTCTTCCTGCCGTTCTACATCGGTCACCTGATTGAACAACCTGGTGCCTATGTCGTGTTTGAAGTCTCCCGCTTTGATAACTACAGCTACCTGTTCGCAGCCCCCTACTTCATCAATCTGCAACAGGACACCGTGGAGAGCAGCACGCCCATGCAAGGGCTACGCGTGGGTATCAATGGCCGTGTTCCGGAGGTGGGCCAGTCCTTCGCTCCGCTGGACACCGGACTGGGCGCAGAGGGGTACAGCAGCCAGGGCGAAACCCTGTCCCGGCTTGGCACCCTGCTCCCGGTTGAACAGGGCCAGGAGAGCGACGAATTCTTCCTGACCTTTGAACGGCTGGGCAGTCATACCAATGTCTTCACCGAACCCACCCCGCTACCGCTGGCAGCCAACCAGTACGGCGAACAACCGACCGTGGGGCTGCGCGACTTTGCCGAGATCAACGCCACCATGAGCGAACTGACCGGTGTGCCGAAGACCCATGGCGACATCCCGGACACCTACCTTCGCCTGCGTACCCAGCTGCCCAGTGAGGAAAATATCGAGGCCTTCCTCACCGCGCACCAGATCGGTATTGCCCAGCTTGCCATCGAATATTGCAATGCACTGGTGGAAGCGGAGAGAAATAACAATCCGTCGATCCCTCCGCTGTTCCCCTACATGAACTACAACAGCGATGTGACCAGCATTAGCCAGCAACAATGGCGCGACCGGGTAATCAGCCCACTGTTCGAACGCATGATCGGCAATGGTCAGACACGACAACCTGCACGGGATGAGATTGGCGACGAACTGGAACACCTGTTGTTTGATACCAACCTGACCCAGTGCAGTAATGACTGCACCGAACGTACCGCCACTGCCACCAAAGCCGCCTGCGCCACCGTGCTGGGCAGTGCCACCATGCTTGTGCAGTAA
- a CDS encoding outer membrane beta-barrel protein: protein MIQPAVADQETPTTPLQVKVDSSFVEIHTGPGRGYPVFHVVERDAPLTLLFERAGWIKVETVRGRIGWVPREAFLNTVDGTGQPPELAYHLADWQKHPWQASLLGGDLDGANSLAAALGYRFTENLIVEGMYSAASGDFSNSEMLELNLQHHLFPQWRLSPFVMLGTGRVSIEPRATLVQPENRNESYAQAGVGLKYHLARGFLLRTEYRSYVLFTDENQNRNIEEWKLGFSVLF from the coding sequence ATGATTCAGCCAGCGGTTGCAGACCAGGAGACACCAACGACGCCCTTGCAGGTCAAGGTGGATAGCTCCTTTGTGGAAATTCACACCGGTCCTGGCCGGGGCTACCCGGTATTTCACGTGGTCGAGCGTGATGCTCCCCTGACCCTGTTGTTTGAGCGAGCCGGGTGGATCAAGGTGGAAACGGTCCGTGGCCGGATAGGCTGGGTGCCCCGCGAAGCTTTCCTGAATACGGTAGATGGCACTGGCCAACCCCCTGAACTGGCCTATCACCTGGCAGACTGGCAGAAGCATCCCTGGCAAGCCTCTCTGCTGGGTGGCGATCTGGATGGCGCCAATTCCCTGGCCGCGGCTCTGGGTTATCGATTTACCGAAAATCTGATCGTGGAAGGCATGTATTCCGCGGCCAGTGGTGACTTTTCCAACAGTGAGATGCTGGAATTGAATCTGCAGCATCATCTTTTCCCGCAATGGCGTCTGTCTCCTTTCGTCATGCTTGGCACAGGCCGGGTGTCGATTGAGCCCCGGGCCACACTGGTGCAACCGGAAAATCGCAATGAAAGCTATGCCCAGGCGGGTGTCGGGCTCAAGTATCACCTTGCCCGTGGCTTCTTGTTGCGCACGGAATATCGCAGCTATGTGCTGTTTACCGACGAAAACCAAAACCGGAATATTGAAGAATGGAAACTCGGGTTCTCTGTGTTGTTCTAG
- a CDS encoding outer membrane beta-barrel domain-containing protein: METRVLCVVLGLLLPLLGHAEEQAEQEDVVRDARPESVLDPRIERRRITEAEIDTENFEAGIYTGLISIEDFGTQPLIGLRLNYHLSEDVFFEAMLGRSKADETSFERLNAGVELLTDDQRAYTYYQAGVGYNLLPGEAFLGENRAFNNALYLLGGAGMTDFAGEEFFTLSLGVGYRLLINDFTTVRVDMKDHIFSMDILGEDRMTNNIELSAGVSLFF, from the coding sequence ATGGAAACTCGGGTTCTCTGTGTTGTTCTAGGTCTGCTTTTGCCCTTGCTGGGCCATGCAGAAGAGCAGGCAGAACAGGAAGATGTGGTTCGTGATGCACGTCCGGAGTCGGTGCTGGATCCGCGCATTGAGCGGCGTCGCATTACCGAGGCTGAGATCGACACGGAAAACTTCGAAGCGGGTATTTATACCGGACTGATCTCCATTGAGGATTTCGGCACCCAGCCGTTGATCGGCCTGCGTCTGAATTACCATCTTTCCGAAGATGTGTTCTTCGAGGCCATGCTGGGCCGCAGCAAGGCGGACGAGACCAGCTTTGAACGCCTGAATGCCGGGGTAGAGCTGCTCACCGATGATCAGCGTGCCTACACCTATTACCAGGCAGGGGTGGGCTACAACCTGCTCCCCGGTGAAGCTTTCCTGGGTGAGAATCGCGCGTTCAACAACGCGCTCTATTTGCTGGGTGGTGCCGGCATGACCGATTTCGCCGGCGAAGAATTTTTTACGCTGAGCCTGGGCGTGGGCTACCGGCTGTTGATCAATGATTTCACCACCGTGCGAGTGGATATGAAGGATCACATCTTCAGCATGGATATCCTGGGTGAAGACAGAATGACCAATAATATAGAACTCAGTGCAGGCGTGAGTCTGTTTTTCTGA